One window of Dyadobacter sandarakinus genomic DNA carries:
- the tnpA gene encoding IS200/IS605 family transposase: MANTYTQLYVHLVFSVKGRESLIRKNWKKRLYEYIGGIINHKKSKPLAINGMADHIHIFIGYNPSTSLPDFVEEIKTSSNRFIKENFGLSTFAWQKGYGAFSYSRSQIDAVIKYIDRQEEHHCTKTFKEEYIKMLSDFQVDFKPAFLFDFVEQ; the protein is encoded by the coding sequence ATGGCAAATACCTATACACAGCTATACGTGCATCTTGTATTTTCCGTCAAAGGCCGAGAAAGCCTGATTCGCAAAAATTGGAAAAAACGTTTGTACGAATACATTGGCGGAATTATTAATCACAAAAAGTCGAAGCCTCTGGCGATTAATGGTATGGCGGACCATATTCATATTTTTATCGGATATAACCCATCAACCTCTTTGCCTGACTTTGTTGAGGAAATCAAGACTTCTTCAAACAGGTTTATCAAAGAAAACTTTGGCCTGTCCACATTTGCCTGGCAAAAAGGCTACGGTGCTTTTTCTTACAGCCGTTCGCAAATTGATGCCGTAATCAAATACATTGACCGACAAGAAGAACACCATTGCACCAAAACATTCAAGGAAGAATATATAAAAATGCTGAGCGACTTTCAGGTAGATTTCAAGCCGGCATTTTTATTTGATTTCGTTGAGCAGTAG
- a CDS encoding PVC-type heme-binding CxxCH protein, with the protein MKTKILSFFLGLVILGCASQPSSRNAAVKSSSAKSEAGKARRLEILFLGDNGHHKPAERVPQIMAALGPKGFNFTYTDNLNDLNAETLNKYDALMLYANWDSIAPQQAKALLDYVASGKGFIPVHCASYCFRNNPEVVKLIGGQFWRHTFDSIQPVWTKPDHPAIAGVKPFKTVDETYLHTLLQPDNIVLTERTIQPDQEKDKPGQKTEPYTWVRTHGKGRIFYTAYGHDERTWSVAGFQDLLEKGILWAVNDDARKSLAALNPKPFEYRAVKLPNYEQRPGPQMQQLPLSPEESVKHIQIPVDFTLDVFAHEPDVMHPIAMTWDEKGRLFVLITKDYPNERKDTGGSDYILICEDTNNDGKADKFTRFADGLSIPTGLVFANGGLIVSQAPHMLFLQDTNGDDKADVKKILFSGFGTGDTHAGPSNLHYGFDNWVYGSVGYSGFKGKFGNADSLDFGQALFRFKPDGTDMELVAKTSNNTWGLGFNEAGDLFGSTANNSHGWYSAIPNRYFGKSRVDNGSRSTDTHKDMQPITPKVRQVDVFGGFTAAAGHNFYTARAFPKNYWNKVAFVSEPTGHLLHQNIMAKKGTDYEDVLGFNLLAGADEWVSPVFAEVGPDGAVWVADWYSFIIQHNPTPVGSQNGQGNAYETDLRDFTHGRLYRIGWKNAPKYTPIKLSKDRPDELVATLKNNNMLWRQHAQRLLVERGNKDVVAKLVELVKDKSIDELGLNTAAIHALWTLEGLNAISDPQVLSAVTDALKHPSGEVRKTAVKVLPRTPATAQSLLAVDALHDNEPLVVLNTLLAFADIPLTPETEKAVLSLMDTYKQADDRWMPDAFAAILNSHNGVLREKYLAQRVSNTGGNAAAGKPQAEKPVDHASMHHEHQTANQVTVQGSAELAITNIRIEPVTPYVREYARVVVEITNQGSVAVPKELVPVVNVGIRSRSLNTNYISRQLSKGIAPGETIMLTEGNNGPWRSSFGFTSDEAGKVNITATIDVDNVVPEKDEIKNNTLSKTFEVRRLDRLSDFALERSVRGFTSFATGDEVVALVKTSQTLDQQARNAVLKGMLGAWNPKRKETLKEADKPLFASLKTSVSDDLGDKLTTFLESYGIKEDVAVDPNVQIVNIKAIREEMKFSLTEFKAVAGKTVELVFENPDAMQHNVVIGRPKSTEIIGAAADKMITAKDGAEKNYVPNIPQVLAATPLVNPGQTFRLKFVVPDQVGDYPFVCTFPGHWRLMKGVMKVVKDKEGL; encoded by the coding sequence ATGAAAACCAAAATCCTATCCTTTTTCCTTGGCCTTGTAATTCTGGGATGTGCTTCACAGCCTTCTTCCCGGAATGCAGCGGTGAAGAGCTCCTCGGCCAAGAGCGAGGCCGGTAAGGCGCGCCGCCTTGAAATCCTCTTTCTGGGTGACAACGGGCACCACAAGCCTGCCGAGCGTGTTCCGCAGATCATGGCCGCATTGGGTCCCAAAGGTTTTAATTTTACCTATACGGACAACCTGAACGACCTGAATGCCGAAACGCTGAACAAGTATGATGCCCTCATGCTTTACGCCAACTGGGACTCCATCGCACCGCAGCAAGCCAAAGCATTGCTCGACTACGTGGCCAGCGGAAAAGGTTTTATCCCGGTACACTGCGCGTCGTACTGCTTCCGCAACAATCCTGAGGTGGTGAAGCTAATCGGCGGCCAGTTCTGGCGCCATACTTTTGATAGCATCCAGCCTGTATGGACCAAGCCCGATCATCCTGCCATCGCGGGTGTGAAGCCGTTCAAAACGGTGGACGAAACTTACCTGCATACCCTATTGCAGCCCGATAACATTGTTCTCACCGAGCGTACCATTCAGCCGGATCAGGAAAAAGACAAGCCCGGACAAAAAACCGAGCCTTACACCTGGGTCAGGACGCACGGCAAAGGACGCATTTTCTATACTGCCTACGGGCACGATGAACGTACCTGGTCAGTGGCCGGATTTCAGGATCTGCTCGAAAAAGGTATTCTCTGGGCAGTCAATGATGATGCACGCAAGTCGCTGGCTGCATTGAACCCTAAACCGTTTGAGTACCGTGCAGTCAAGCTGCCCAACTATGAGCAGCGCCCCGGCCCGCAGATGCAGCAGCTGCCGCTTTCGCCCGAAGAATCTGTTAAACATATCCAGATCCCTGTTGATTTTACGCTGGATGTTTTTGCGCACGAACCCGACGTCATGCACCCGATTGCAATGACATGGGATGAAAAAGGAAGACTTTTCGTGCTGATTACCAAGGATTATCCCAATGAACGCAAGGATACCGGCGGAAGCGACTACATCCTGATCTGTGAGGACACCAACAATGATGGCAAGGCCGACAAGTTTACCCGCTTTGCAGACGGATTGAGCATCCCGACCGGGCTTGTATTTGCCAATGGAGGGTTGATCGTTTCGCAGGCGCCGCACATGCTGTTTTTGCAGGATACCAATGGTGATGACAAAGCCGATGTGAAGAAAATCCTGTTTTCGGGTTTTGGTACCGGAGATACGCATGCAGGTCCTTCCAACCTGCATTATGGTTTTGACAACTGGGTTTACGGATCCGTGGGATACTCCGGCTTCAAAGGCAAGTTCGGCAATGCAGATTCACTGGATTTTGGTCAGGCATTGTTCCGCTTCAAACCGGATGGTACGGATATGGAACTGGTTGCAAAAACTTCCAATAACACCTGGGGACTGGGCTTCAACGAGGCCGGTGACCTTTTTGGATCTACGGCCAACAACTCGCACGGCTGGTACAGCGCCATTCCGAACCGCTACTTCGGCAAAAGCCGGGTAGACAATGGCAGCCGCAGTACCGATACCCATAAGGACATGCAGCCCATTACTCCGAAAGTGCGTCAGGTAGACGTTTTTGGCGGATTTACAGCAGCAGCAGGTCATAACTTTTATACCGCACGTGCATTTCCGAAAAATTACTGGAACAAGGTTGCATTTGTATCCGAGCCTACCGGCCACTTGCTGCACCAGAATATTATGGCCAAAAAGGGCACCGACTATGAAGACGTTCTGGGCTTCAACCTGCTTGCAGGTGCTGATGAATGGGTATCTCCCGTGTTTGCAGAAGTTGGTCCGGATGGTGCTGTTTGGGTAGCCGACTGGTACAGCTTTATCATCCAGCATAACCCTACACCCGTAGGTTCGCAAAATGGTCAGGGTAATGCCTACGAAACCGACCTGCGTGATTTTACACACGGACGTCTGTACCGCATTGGCTGGAAAAATGCACCTAAGTACACGCCGATCAAGCTCAGCAAGGATCGTCCGGACGAGCTGGTAGCAACTTTGAAAAACAACAACATGCTTTGGCGCCAGCATGCACAGCGGTTGCTGGTAGAAAGGGGCAATAAGGATGTGGTCGCTAAGCTGGTTGAACTTGTAAAAGATAAATCCATTGACGAGCTGGGACTGAATACGGCTGCAATCCATGCTCTATGGACCCTCGAAGGCCTGAATGCGATTTCAGATCCGCAGGTACTCAGCGCTGTGACCGATGCTTTGAAACATCCGTCGGGTGAAGTACGCAAAACTGCCGTAAAGGTACTGCCGCGTACGCCGGCTACTGCTCAGTCGCTGCTGGCAGTGGATGCATTGCACGACAATGAGCCGCTGGTTGTTCTGAACACTTTGCTGGCTTTTGCTGACATTCCGCTTACTCCGGAAACCGAAAAAGCAGTTCTGTCCTTGATGGATACGTACAAACAGGCCGATGACCGCTGGATGCCCGATGCTTTCGCAGCGATCCTGAACTCTCATAATGGTGTCTTGCGTGAAAAGTACCTTGCACAACGTGTCAGCAATACCGGCGGAAATGCAGCTGCCGGCAAGCCACAGGCTGAGAAGCCGGTAGACCATGCATCCATGCACCACGAACATCAGACTGCAAACCAGGTGACCGTACAGGGATCCGCAGAGCTTGCGATTACGAATATCCGCATTGAGCCGGTAACTCCGTATGTACGTGAGTATGCCAGGGTAGTAGTTGAAATTACGAACCAGGGAAGCGTAGCCGTTCCCAAAGAGCTCGTACCTGTGGTAAACGTAGGTATCAGAAGCCGGTCTTTGAACACCAACTACATCAGCCGCCAATTGTCCAAAGGCATTGCTCCGGGCGAAACCATCATGCTCACCGAGGGTAACAACGGTCCGTGGCGGAGCTCTTTCGGATTTACGTCCGATGAAGCAGGCAAGGTGAACATTACCGCCACCATTGACGTGGACAATGTAGTACCCGAAAAGGATGAGATCAAAAATAATACGTTGAGCAAAACCTTCGAAGTACGCCGCCTGGATCGCCTGTCCGACTTTGCACTGGAAAGATCTGTACGTGGATTTACATCATTCGCAACCGGCGATGAGGTAGTTGCATTGGTAAAAACATCGCAGACACTCGACCAGCAGGCACGTAACGCAGTACTCAAAGGCATGCTCGGTGCCTGGAACCCGAAGAGAAAGGAAACGCTGAAAGAAGCAGACAAGCCTTTGTTTGCATCTCTGAAAACCAGTGTATCCGACGACCTGGGCGACAAGCTGACCACGTTCCTGGAATCATATGGCATTAAGGAAGACGTTGCAGTAGATCCGAACGTGCAGATCGTGAACATCAAGGCGATTCGTGAAGAAATGAAGTTCAGCCTGACGGAGTTCAAGGCTGTGGCCGGTAAAACCGTGGAGCTTGTATTTGAAAACCCGGATGCCATGCAGCACAATGTGGTGATCGGAAGGCCCAAATCCACGGAGATCATCGGCGCAGCAGCGGATAAGATGATTACTGCCAAGGATGGTGCCGAGAAGAACTACGTTCCCAACATTCCGCAGGTACTCGCCGCAACCCCGCTTGTCAATCCCGGACAAACTTTCCGCCTCAAATTCGTGGTGCCGGATCAGGTAGGCGACTACCCGTTTGTGTGCACCTTCCCCGGCCACTGGCGCCTGATGAAAGGGGTGATGAAAGTGGTGAAGGATAAAGAAGGATTGTAA
- a CDS encoding nucleotidyltransferase domain-containing protein: MDKGEAIELARTYVRFVRQSYPVSKAFLFGSFAKGNFHADSDIDVAMVLDYSNDIIETQIDMMKLRRKIDLRIEPHPFTFGDFQLSNLVA; this comes from the coding sequence GTGGATAAAGGAGAAGCAATAGAGCTTGCGAGAACATATGTCAGATTTGTGCGCCAGTCATACCCGGTGAGCAAAGCATTTCTCTTTGGGTCATTTGCAAAAGGTAACTTTCATGCCGACAGCGACATTGATGTTGCTATGGTGCTGGACTATTCAAATGATATCATTGAAACGCAGATCGACATGATGAAGCTACGCAGGAAGATAGATCTACGCATTGAGCCGCACCCATTTACGTTTGGCGATTTTCAGCTTTCCAATCTGGTAGCTTAA
- a CDS encoding hydantoinase B/oxoprolinase family protein, translating to MKTTETPHWKIFADTGGTFTDCLAVSPKGTLQRIKVLSSSCLRGKITGKAGPSQFHFQAGWTFPDELLAGFRFRLVGQDVYSTISSTDFRSRIFTLENDFPLTSEADFEISTGEEAPVLAARLLTLTPFPDPLPPLEMRLGTTRATNALLERKGAKTLLVVTKGFRDLLYIGTQQRPSLFQLNIPEPRLLHSGVLEIDERLDAGGNVITAWEKTSLPIDATYQSVAVSLLHAHRNNAHEVAVTTHLKAAGQHYISASAALSPFEHYLRRTQTTVVNAYLEPVLDSYLQNIKNALPEGSLKVMASTGSLAEAAGFRAKDSLLSGPAGGMVAAANAANRLGFRKAITFDMGGTSTDTALIDGQPELKYITEIDGIEFHNPTMAIETVAAGGGSVCWFDGFSLQVGPESAGASPGPACYGAGGPLTITDVNLLLGKLDAFRFGIPVHPAAAQDALSQLLDTVAAHTGRLPTEAEALAGLERIANEKMADAIRKISVEKGIAPHEFALITFGGAGGLHSCQLAELLGIATVIIPYDAGLFSAVGMGEAVVSFILSKQILKSWNEAGHEVTLHMQTLMQDGADLLREQGISDTELAFCHVYLRFSGQENTIEVPFENDQTLSRFRDLYTAQFGYFPENLIIELESIKVKMQAKTSQQPAFTLLKKGTPATCFRMVKQAFQQNTDQKTGLYDWDELQPGAELEGPAVLLNSTSTAYIPAGWKLVIQENRDAVLFRYTDQSAPAGVYTETVALQLFTNRFKAIAEEMGVQLQRTAFSVNVKERLDFSCALLDPDGELLVNAQHIPVHLGSMGICGRLVRDAISIGPGDVVITNHPRYGGSHLPDITLISGVFTNDGQCAGYLINRAHHAEVGGRTPGSMPPDATCLAEEGVVILPQYLVRSGEFQWDTLRQLFLNGPYPTRSFNANEADIAAALSALRKGSEQLLRLVKVHGLDEVRRYMKLLKNRTSQQLEQALQSFSGQEFSATEMLDDDHCTAVRITISPEKQVFDFTGTSPVHPNNLNANISIIHSAILYVLRLLTGKEIPLNDGLMRHVEIILPDNSFLHPNFSDDPLQCPAVVGGNTEVSQRLVDTLLKALKLAACSQGTMNNFLFGNESFGYYETIGGGTGAGPGFHGRSAVHQHMTNTRITDAEQLERKYPVRLLEFGVRQGSGGSGKWQGGDGIIRKIRFLAPLQVTLLGQHRKYAPYGLDGGSPGLTGAHTLTGTHGEQTRLPGICSIRVQEGETLTIETPGGGGFGAFV from the coding sequence TTGAAAACCACTGAAACCCCGCACTGGAAGATCTTTGCCGATACCGGGGGAACATTTACGGATTGTCTGGCAGTATCTCCTAAGGGTACCTTGCAGCGGATAAAAGTGCTCAGCAGCTCCTGCCTGCGTGGTAAAATCACCGGAAAGGCGGGCCCGTCGCAATTTCATTTTCAGGCTGGCTGGACTTTCCCGGATGAGCTGCTGGCCGGTTTCCGGTTCCGGCTCGTGGGGCAGGATGTGTACAGCACCATAAGCAGTACCGACTTCCGGTCACGCATTTTCACGCTTGAAAATGACTTTCCACTTACCAGCGAAGCCGATTTTGAAATCAGTACCGGCGAAGAAGCCCCAGTGCTTGCAGCACGTTTACTTACCCTTACACCCTTCCCAGACCCTCTCCCGCCCCTCGAAATGCGGCTGGGCACCACGCGTGCGACCAATGCATTGTTGGAGCGGAAAGGTGCAAAAACATTACTGGTAGTTACCAAAGGTTTCAGGGACCTGCTGTACATCGGAACACAGCAAAGACCTTCGCTTTTTCAGCTTAATATTCCCGAACCCAGGCTGCTGCACTCCGGCGTACTTGAAATTGACGAGCGGCTGGATGCCGGAGGAAATGTGATCACAGCATGGGAGAAAACCAGCTTACCTATTGATGCTACATACCAGTCGGTAGCCGTGTCGCTGCTGCATGCGCATCGCAACAATGCGCACGAAGTGGCTGTGACAACCCACCTCAAAGCTGCCGGCCAGCATTATATATCCGCCTCGGCAGCATTGTCCCCGTTTGAACATTACCTCCGCCGCACGCAAACAACGGTCGTGAATGCCTACCTGGAACCTGTACTTGATTCGTATTTGCAAAATATCAAAAATGCTTTGCCGGAAGGCAGCCTCAAAGTCATGGCAAGTACGGGCAGCCTGGCAGAAGCAGCTGGATTTCGCGCCAAAGACAGCCTGCTCAGCGGGCCCGCAGGCGGAATGGTGGCAGCAGCAAATGCAGCAAACCGGCTCGGGTTCCGCAAAGCGATCACCTTTGATATGGGTGGTACCAGCACGGACACAGCATTAATAGATGGCCAGCCCGAACTCAAATACATCACCGAGATCGATGGTATCGAATTTCACAATCCAACCATGGCCATTGAAACGGTTGCAGCAGGCGGCGGGTCGGTGTGCTGGTTTGATGGTTTTTCATTGCAGGTCGGACCCGAAAGTGCAGGTGCCAGTCCCGGCCCGGCTTGTTACGGTGCCGGCGGTCCGCTCACCATTACCGACGTAAACCTTCTCCTGGGCAAGCTGGACGCATTCCGGTTTGGGATACCGGTACATCCCGCAGCTGCACAGGATGCCTTGTCGCAGCTGCTGGACACGGTGGCTGCTCACACCGGCAGGTTACCCACCGAAGCCGAAGCACTTGCCGGGCTGGAACGCATTGCCAATGAAAAGATGGCCGATGCCATCCGTAAAATCTCAGTTGAAAAAGGCATTGCACCCCACGAATTTGCCCTCATTACCTTTGGCGGCGCAGGCGGGCTGCACAGCTGTCAGCTGGCCGAGCTCCTCGGTATAGCAACAGTGATCATCCCATACGATGCAGGTTTGTTCAGTGCAGTAGGTATGGGCGAGGCGGTCGTCAGTTTTATTTTATCAAAACAAATACTAAAAAGCTGGAATGAAGCCGGGCACGAAGTTACCCTGCACATGCAAACCCTTATGCAGGATGGTGCTGACCTTCTGAGAGAGCAAGGTATCAGTGATACTGAGCTTGCTTTTTGCCACGTTTACCTACGCTTTTCAGGACAGGAAAATACCATTGAAGTTCCTTTTGAAAACGATCAGACCCTGAGCCGCTTCCGTGACCTGTACACCGCACAATTCGGCTACTTTCCGGAAAACCTGATCATTGAGCTGGAAAGTATCAAGGTGAAGATGCAGGCAAAAACCAGTCAGCAACCTGCATTCACACTCCTGAAAAAAGGTACTCCTGCAACCTGTTTCCGCATGGTAAAGCAGGCTTTTCAACAAAATACAGATCAGAAAACGGGCCTGTACGACTGGGACGAGCTGCAACCGGGGGCTGAGCTGGAAGGTCCGGCAGTGCTGCTCAACAGTACATCTACCGCTTACATCCCAGCCGGCTGGAAATTGGTTATCCAGGAAAACCGCGATGCCGTTTTATTCAGGTATACAGACCAGTCAGCACCTGCCGGGGTTTATACCGAAACCGTCGCCCTGCAGCTTTTTACCAACCGCTTCAAAGCCATTGCCGAAGAGATGGGCGTACAGCTGCAGAGGACTGCATTTTCAGTCAATGTAAAAGAGCGGCTCGACTTCTCGTGCGCGCTCCTGGATCCTGATGGTGAGCTGCTCGTCAATGCACAGCACATTCCGGTGCATCTGGGAAGTATGGGAATCTGTGGCCGGCTTGTCCGGGATGCGATCAGCATCGGGCCCGGCGACGTGGTCATTACCAACCATCCCCGGTATGGCGGCTCCCATTTACCTGATATTACGCTTATTTCGGGTGTTTTCACAAATGATGGACAATGTGCAGGCTACCTCATCAACCGTGCCCATCATGCCGAGGTAGGCGGCAGAACGCCCGGCTCCATGCCGCCGGATGCCACCTGCCTGGCCGAAGAAGGCGTGGTGATCCTGCCGCAGTACCTTGTCCGCTCAGGTGAATTTCAATGGGATACGCTCCGGCAGCTGTTTTTAAATGGCCCCTATCCTACCCGGTCGTTCAATGCCAATGAAGCCGATATTGCCGCGGCGCTTTCGGCATTGAGAAAGGGCAGCGAACAGCTGCTGCGGCTCGTTAAAGTGCATGGCCTGGATGAGGTGCGCAGGTACATGAAGCTGCTGAAAAACAGGACCAGCCAGCAACTGGAACAAGCCCTGCAATCATTTTCCGGGCAGGAGTTTTCGGCTACCGAGATGCTCGACGATGACCATTGCACTGCGGTACGCATTACCATATCCCCGGAGAAGCAGGTGTTTGACTTTACAGGCACATCGCCCGTTCACCCCAATAATCTGAATGCCAATATTTCCATTATTCACAGTGCGATCCTGTATGTGCTGCGCCTGCTTACAGGAAAGGAAATTCCGCTGAATGATGGACTGATGCGCCATGTTGAAATTATTTTACCCGACAACAGCTTCCTGCACCCGAACTTTTCTGATGATCCTTTGCAATGTCCGGCGGTAGTAGGCGGCAATACCGAAGTCAGCCAGCGCCTGGTCGACACCCTGCTGAAAGCCCTTAAGCTGGCAGCGTGCAGCCAGGGAACCATGAATAATTTCCTTTTTGGCAACGAAAGTTTCGGCTATTACGAAACCATTGGCGGAGGTACCGGCGCGGGGCCGGGATTTCACGGACGTTCGGCGGTACACCAGCATATGACCAATACCCGTATTACGGATGCTGAGCAACTCGAACGCAAGTACCCTGTCCGCCTGCTTGAATTTGGTGTACGGCAAGGCTCGGGCGGCAGTGGAAAGTGGCAAGGCGGCGATGGTATCATCAGAAAAATCCGGTTCCTTGCTCCTTTGCAGGTCACGCTGCTCGGGCAGCACCGGAAGTATGCTCCCTATGGCCTGGACGGCGGAAGCCCCGGCCTCACGGGAGCACACACGCTCACCGGTACCCACGGCGAACAAACCCGCCTACCCGGCATCTGCAGTATCAGGGTACAGGAAGGTGAAACGCTGACCATCGAAACCCCGGGCGGAGGCGGCTTCGGCGCATTCGTGTAA
- a CDS encoding NRAMP family divalent metal transporter — translation MIQKRKSNALLGAAFLMATSAVGPGFLTQTTVFTERLTTSFGFVILLSVIIDLCVQFNIWQIIVVSGRRAPELANALFPGLGWLLAFLIVAGGLAFNIGNIAGAGLGIEAMTGIPIETGSIISAVLAIGIFLFKEAGSAMDTFAKILGMLMILLILYIVASSQPPLGPALLHTIAPRQFDAMATLTLVGGTVGGYISFAGAHRLLDSGLLGINALPKVNRSAATGILLTALIRYLLFLATLGVVYAGATLNPDNPPASVFEFVAGSAGRKLFGLMIWAAAITSVVGAAYTSISFVRSFHPLLDRHHRLLTIAFILLSAIIFLWMGKPVQILVFVGTLNGFVLPVALSILLVISRRSRLMGTYKHPLALQLAGWIIVGVLLGLAFAFF, via the coding sequence ATGATTCAAAAACGTAAGTCTAATGCACTGCTGGGAGCAGCCTTCCTCATGGCGACATCCGCCGTCGGGCCCGGTTTTCTTACCCAGACCACTGTTTTCACCGAGAGGCTGACTACCAGCTTTGGCTTTGTGATCCTGCTTTCGGTGATCATTGATCTCTGCGTGCAGTTTAACATCTGGCAGATTATCGTCGTATCGGGCAGGCGCGCTCCCGAGCTGGCCAATGCATTGTTCCCCGGACTCGGCTGGCTGCTTGCTTTTCTGATCGTTGCCGGCGGGCTGGCATTCAATATCGGCAACATTGCAGGCGCAGGATTAGGGATCGAAGCCATGACAGGCATACCCATCGAGACAGGTTCTATCATCAGCGCAGTGCTCGCAATCGGGATCTTTCTTTTTAAAGAAGCCGGCAGTGCCATGGACACATTTGCCAAAATACTCGGCATGCTGATGATCCTGCTCATCCTGTACATTGTTGCAAGCTCGCAGCCTCCGCTGGGTCCGGCGCTTTTACACACCATCGCACCGAGGCAATTTGATGCCATGGCTACCCTCACGCTCGTAGGCGGCACTGTGGGCGGATACATTTCCTTTGCCGGGGCACACCGGTTGCTCGACTCAGGATTACTGGGCATCAATGCATTACCTAAGGTAAACCGCAGCGCGGCTACGGGTATATTGCTCACTGCTCTGATCCGCTACCTGCTCTTCCTGGCTACATTGGGAGTGGTATATGCGGGCGCCACACTCAACCCCGATAATCCGCCTGCATCTGTGTTTGAGTTTGTAGCAGGGAGTGCGGGACGTAAGTTGTTCGGGCTGATGATCTGGGCAGCGGCAATCACTTCGGTGGTCGGGGCGGCCTACACTTCCATTTCATTTGTGCGTTCATTTCATCCGCTGCTCGACAGGCATCACCGGTTGCTCACGATTGCATTCATCCTTCTTTCGGCAATTATTTTTTTATGGATGGGAAAGCCTGTGCAGATACTGGTGTTCGTCGGAACACTCAATGGATTTGTCCTGCCAGTCGCGCTGAGCATCCTGCTTGTCATTAGCCGCCGGTCGCGCCTGATGGGCACCTACAAACATCCGCTGGCCTTACAGTTAGCAGGCTGGATTATTGTTGGCGTTTTGCTGGGGCTGGCTTTTGCATTTTTTTAG
- a CDS encoding DUF6934 family protein has protein sequence MKYPQYNYCSDEQKLIFTFESVGPRGVIKKIVEFSHTNNPTVFTMALGDYDPSLNGLNDSIVSDNRDIGKVFSTVAAIVYAFTDKHPYAEIFITGSTMSRNRLYRMIFANYNATFSADFAIFGHIASGDWERFQEQKEYNGFSIIRTTNHYFT, from the coding sequence ATGAAATATCCCCAATATAATTATTGCTCAGACGAGCAAAAGCTGATTTTCACATTTGAGAGTGTAGGGCCAAGGGGCGTCATCAAAAAGATTGTAGAATTTTCTCATACGAACAACCCTACTGTTTTTACAATGGCTTTGGGCGATTACGACCCATCACTGAATGGGTTAAATGACAGCATTGTGAGTGATAATCGCGATATAGGGAAAGTTTTTTCCACAGTCGCAGCTATTGTTTATGCATTTACCGACAAACATCCTTATGCCGAGATATTTATCACAGGTAGTACCATGTCCAGGAACCGGCTCTATCGTATGATTTTCGCGAACTACAATGCAACGTTCAGTGCGGATTTTGCTATATTTGGACACATTGCATCCGGAGACTGGGAAAGATTTCAGGAACAAAAAGAATACAATGGCTTTTCGATTATCAGGACAACTAACCACTATTTCACATGA